The genomic DNA GTACGCCTCGAGCTTCTCCCCCTTCACGAACCCGTTGTCGGGAATGGTCCAGTCCACGAGCTCCCCCTTTTCCAGTCCCATGGCGATCTTCTGCAGGTCGTAGGCGGAATAGCCGTAGGCGTACAGGCTCCCGACGAAGCTCCCCACGCTGGTCCCAACGACCATGTGGACGGGAACGTGGTTCGCTTCGAGCACCTTCAGCACCCCCACGTGGGCGAACCCCTTGGCCGCCCCGGCCCCCAGCACGAGGGCCACCTTCACCGCCTTTCGGGGCGGCTCGACGGGGATCGGCGTCACTTCGCGCCCCGCGCACGAGGCGAGCAGCAGGAGCAGGAGCGAGGAAAGGACGACGTGCAGGGAGCGTCGCATCGGCATCGGGAACCTCCGGTCACGGGAACAGGGTGGGGCGGCCCTCCGCCGAGGGGAAGCCGCCGGCGATCAGTTTCGAAAGAACGGATTTCGCGGCCAGGACGGCGGGAACGACGGCGTCCCCCGCCGCGATCCGCGCCGCGATCACTGCGGCAAGGGCGCATCCGGTGCCGTGCGGGTCGCCGCGACGGGCGCCGATCGGCGGAAGGAGCGTGGTCTGGCCGTCGGAAAAGACGATGTCCGTTCCCCGGCGTCCCCTCCACGGGAAGTGGCCCCCCTTGAGGACCACGGAGGCCCCGGTGAGTTCGGAGAGCTCCCCCGCGGCATCGGCGGCGTCGGCGAAAGAGACGATTTGGCGGTCGAGAAGTTTTTCCGCTTCGGGGAGGTTGGGGGTGAGCACCGCGGCGCGCCGGAGCAGCTGCCGATATGGGGGCAACGCGGACGAGGATAGAAGCGGCGCCCCGGAGGAGGAGCGAAACACGGGATCGAGGACGATGGGAAGATCGCGGTGCGCGGCGACGAAGGTGAGGATCGCCTCCGCGGCGGCGCGGGTCCCCACCATCCCGACCTTGACGGCCCGGAGGAGGAAACTCTTCGCGGCGGCGGC from Deltaproteobacteria bacterium includes the following:
- a CDS encoding PfkB family carbohydrate kinase, which translates into the protein MGKRNGTPVILAFGGFDPTGGAGVLMDSRAAAAAGVHACAVVSCLTVQTTTSFSRFASVPRDVLDESLAAAAKSFLLRAVKVGMVGTRAAAEAILTFVAAHRDLPIVLDPVFRSSSGAPLLSSSALPPYRQLLRRAAVLTPNLPEAEKLLDRQIVSFADAADAAGELSELTGASVVLKGGHFPWRGRRGTDIVFSDGQTTLLPPIGARRGDPHGTGCALAAVIAARIAAGDAVVPAVLAAKSVLSKLIAGGFPSAEGRPTLFP